A single Lactuca sativa cultivar Salinas chromosome 8, Lsat_Salinas_v11, whole genome shotgun sequence DNA region contains:
- the LOC128127703 gene encoding uncharacterized protein LOC128127703: MEREKFIFLYLLKKTYNGGGINRMKQQLAGVPAKDKHAGVLGDTLRMNVHNLYDVDDDDDEVQGMHYPSQPSIKAALQSKERWHETDLALAMWLYDSCIPMNVVNSPPFQIEMSKVASMGHGDTGPSYHAMRVTLLKDAKQSVQLIVDSYRRYWAENGCITMGDRWRDTRQRSLINFMVYCAKGISFIKSVDASDIEGNAQTLCSLFSEIVDIVGRQNVVHLVTDNATNYKNVGRLLCEKYLSIVWSSCATHCMNLIMKDMSEMPQVGDLVTLASRVTVFVYNHK; this comes from the exons ATGGAGCGggaaaaattcatatttttgtaCCTTTTGAAAAAAACATACAATGGTGGAGGTATCAATAGAATGAAACAACAGCTTGCTGGAGTTCCAG CAAAAGATAAACATGCCGGTGTGCTCGGTGATACTTTGAGGATGAATGTACATAACTTgtatgatgttgatgatgatgatgatgaggttcAA GGTATGCATTATCCATCTCAACCGTCAATTAAAGCAGCATTGCAAAGTAAGGAAAGATGGCATGAAACGGATTTAGCTCTTGCTATGTGGCTTTATGATTCTTGCATACCTATGAATGTCGTGAATTCTCCCCCTTTTCAAATAGAAATGAGTAAAGTCGCTAGTATGGGTCATGGAGACACAGGGCCTTCATATCATGCTATGCGTGTGACATTGTTGAAAGATGCGAAACAATCTGTACAACTTATAGTTGATTCTTATAGACGTTATTGGGCAGAAAATGGTTGTATAACTATGGGAGATAGGTGGCGTGATACAAGACAACGATCCCTTATCAATTTTATGGTGTATTGTGCAAAAGGGATTTCCTTCATCAAATCAGTTGATGCATCGGATATTGAGGGTAATGCCCAAACGCTATGCAGCTTATTTAGTGAGATTGTTGATATTGTTGGTCGTCAGAATGTAGTTCATTTAGTCACTGATAATGCTACAAACTATAAGAATGTAGGAAGATTGTTATGTGAGAAATATTTGTCTATTGTATGGTCTTCTTGTGCAACTCATTGTATGAACTTGATTATGAAGGATATGTCGGAGATGCCTCAAGTTGGTGATTTGGTTACACTTGCATCGAGGGTTACAGTTTTTGTTTATAACCACAAATAA